The following coding sequences are from one Desulfosporosinus orientis DSM 765 window:
- a CDS encoding M24 family metallopeptidase, translating into MRSIKSPYEVELLRDALSVIDKAHLAVPSFLCEGMMEIELAALFEAEMRKRVYSGCCKMRAFNQDLFLGNTLSGSSGCAPSFFDGPVGGNGVAVTHPHGAGWKKVNRNEVVYIDYTCMVQGTVKAAIDIGSKRV; encoded by the coding sequence ATACGCTCAATTAAATCGCCCTATGAAGTAGAACTTCTTCGCGACGCCCTAAGTGTCATAGATAAAGCACATTTGGCTGTACCTTCATTTTTATGTGAAGGAATGATGGAGATTGAGTTGGCTGCGCTCTTTGAAGCTGAGATGCGTAAACGAGTCTATTCCGGCTGCTGCAAAATGAGGGCGTTTAATCAAGATTTATTTTTAGGTAACACTCTCTCCGGAAGCAGTGGTTGTGCGCCGAGTTTTTTTGACGGGCCGGTTGGCGGGAACGGTGTTGCTGTAACCCATCCCCATGGTGCCGGCTGGAAAAAGGTTAATCGCAATGAAGTTGTTTATATTGATTATACCTGTATGGTTCAAGGTACAGTAAAAGCAGCTATTGATATAGGGAGTAAAAGGGTTTAA
- a CDS encoding 1,4-dihydroxy-2-naphthoate polyprenyltransferase gives MQLNNNLQPLRKHSWTIWWELIRPHTLTAAFVPVLLGTVLANLEGKMNFSLFIVMMVASLLIQAATNLFNEYYDYQRGLDTEKSIGIGGGIVRHGMKPQLIMTLALSMYGISLILGIYICASSSWWLAAVGLVCMAVGYLYTGGPLPISSTPFGELLSGLFMGFLIILIAFFIQTGYVSSKATLVAVPSGILVGLINLGNNLRDHDGDKANGRKTLPIVLGPKKAIGFLGIMFAFSYLWLVGLVVRGIVTPWILLAFLSMPKAICATKGFMGKREPIALMPAMKLTAQTNTFFGLLMAIGLIFSKLPF, from the coding sequence ATGCAATTAAACAATAATTTACAACCCCTTCGAAAGCACTCATGGACAATTTGGTGGGAATTAATACGGCCGCATACATTAACAGCTGCCTTTGTCCCAGTTTTACTTGGAACGGTTTTAGCCAATTTAGAAGGAAAAATGAACTTTAGTCTATTTATAGTGATGATGGTTGCCAGCCTTCTTATTCAAGCTGCCACTAACCTTTTTAACGAATACTATGATTATCAACGTGGTCTGGATACGGAAAAGTCCATCGGAATTGGGGGTGGGATTGTTCGTCATGGCATGAAACCCCAATTAATTATGACTCTCGCTCTTAGCATGTACGGAATCTCACTTATATTAGGAATTTATATCTGTGCCTCTTCGTCATGGTGGCTTGCTGCAGTGGGTTTAGTTTGTATGGCCGTTGGCTATCTCTATACCGGCGGGCCGCTGCCGATTTCATCGACTCCCTTCGGAGAACTGCTTTCTGGTTTATTCATGGGTTTTTTAATCATTCTCATTGCTTTCTTTATTCAAACTGGTTATGTCTCGAGTAAAGCTACTCTCGTTGCTGTACCCAGCGGCATTTTAGTCGGTTTAATTAATCTGGGTAACAATCTTCGCGATCATGATGGCGATAAAGCAAACGGCCGCAAAACTCTTCCAATTGTACTAGGGCCCAAAAAAGCGATTGGCTTTCTGGGGATTATGTTTGCGTTCTCCTATTTATGGTTAGTAGGACTCGTCGTGAGGGGAATCGTTACTCCCTGGATTCTCTTGGCTTTCCTAAGCATGCCAAAAGCTATCTGTGCAACAAAAGGATTCATGGGGAAAAGGGAGCCGATTGCGCTGATGCCCGCCATGAAATTGACAGCACAAACGAATACATTCTTTGGGCTGCTCATGGCTATAGGCCTGATATTCAGTAAATTACCCTTTTAA
- the polC gene encoding DNA polymerase III subunit alpha encodes MKRIGEIFSDYHSEGNLNTAIVQAVVLTKSTKTLEIEISSDQYIEARDIEALNRFIRERLGLNDSTITVTYPEGIHRKPLEEELQNILSLLADNHPVLKGALKTCDYEIAQNQVVKFTFKTAVSYLLKARGYDKIIQDAIKSLYNATYHINFVDNVSSEDLKRLQEDTQEKEIQLLQEAAAATVPELPKEAAPIKPEIKGESDGKKGDPSLILGRNSTIKDKIIKITDITPDEGKIALQGELSNIEAKELKSGKTLISFDLYDGSSSMTCKAFIKPGEDGEVLSRLKKAKGVKLAGNAGFSQFSGDIELIANTIVETVGMKKAQRQDRAEEKRVELHMHTQMSQMDAMSSATDLIKRAMSWGMKSIAITDHGVVQSFPEAHKLLGRDNPDMKVIYGVEAYLAPDKKPSLSNPKGQSIDTTYCVLDLETTGFSPVTEKITEIGIMKFKDGKVIDEFSCFVNPEKPIPARVVEVTNITDEMVKDAETIEQVFPKLLDFIEGSVLVAHNAEFDIGFLKHNARVLGYDFDYTYLDTLSLAKELFPDYKTYKLGRIAKNLGFKVEVAHRALDDVDTTVKVFNVMLEKLKQRGAETLEDIDRYGTDEEAKREEYKKLKTYHAIILAKDYVGLKNLYKLVSYSHLDYFYKKPRILKSLYKKYSEGLILGSACSEGELYQAILLGKSEEEIEAIAKDYDYLEIQPLGNNDYLVRTEQVPGKDYLKEINRKIVALGEKLNKPVVATGDVHFLDPEDEIYRRILETGQGFKDADNQAPLYLKTTEEMLEEFSYLGSTKAYEVVVTNPNRIADLCERISPISAEKCPPHIEGCEQTIKDITYEKAHALYGDPLPEIVQQRLDKELDSIIKNGFSVMYIIAQKLVWKSNEDGYLVGSRGSVGSSVVAYLTGITEVNALQAHYRCPSCRYSDFSDYGIKIGFDLPDKVCPVCGEKLAKDGIDIPFETFLGFNGDKEPDIDLNFSGEYQARAHKYTEVIFGKGTTFKAGTIGTIADKTAFGYVKKYYEEKNLTVNKAETLRISKGCTGIKRTSGQHPGGIIVVPKGREIFEFCPVQHPADDPNSDIITTHFDYHSIDQNLLKLDILGHDDPTVIRMLQDITGVDPLTIPMDDKETMSIFSSTEALVVTPEQINSKVGTFGIPEFGTKFVRGMLLDTMPKAFEDLICISGLSHGTDVWLGNAKDLIDAGTVTLSEAVCTRDEIMTYLIKKGLPPNTAFKIMELVRKGKALSNPEKWAEYEALMREHQVPEWYIDSCRKIKYMFPKAHAAAYVMMAFRIAWFKVHIPQAYYAAYFTIRAKAFDAEFMIFGKEKVKSKMKEIEALGNQATPKDKDMYDDLELVLEMYERGFKFLPIDLYQSHATKFLVEEAGIRPPINSISGMGTVAAEGLYNAAQEKAFNSIEDVKKRAKIGNSTIDSLRKFGCFKGIPESDQMSLFDVI; translated from the coding sequence ATGAAACGAATAGGTGAAATTTTCAGCGATTATCACTCAGAGGGCAACCTTAATACTGCTATTGTACAAGCAGTGGTCTTAACTAAAAGTACGAAAACCCTGGAGATAGAAATTAGCTCTGATCAATATATTGAGGCAAGAGACATTGAAGCCCTTAACCGGTTTATCAGAGAACGATTAGGCTTAAACGACTCAACCATTACGGTTACTTACCCTGAAGGAATTCATAGAAAGCCTTTAGAAGAGGAACTCCAAAATATTTTGTCCTTGTTGGCCGATAATCATCCGGTTTTAAAAGGAGCACTTAAAACTTGTGATTATGAAATAGCTCAAAATCAGGTCGTTAAATTTACCTTTAAAACAGCAGTATCTTACTTATTAAAAGCGAGGGGTTACGATAAAATCATCCAAGATGCTATCAAAAGCCTTTATAATGCCACCTATCACATAAATTTTGTGGATAATGTCAGCAGTGAAGACCTGAAAAGGCTGCAAGAAGATACACAAGAAAAGGAAATTCAGCTTCTGCAGGAAGCGGCGGCAGCAACCGTCCCGGAATTACCCAAGGAAGCTGCACCAATCAAGCCGGAAATTAAAGGAGAGAGCGACGGGAAAAAAGGGGACCCTTCCTTGATTTTAGGCAGAAACTCAACGATCAAGGACAAGATTATTAAAATTACGGATATTACGCCGGATGAGGGCAAGATAGCTCTCCAGGGTGAACTGTCCAATATCGAGGCCAAGGAATTAAAAAGCGGCAAGACCTTAATTTCCTTTGATTTATATGACGGCTCAAGTTCCATGACTTGTAAAGCCTTCATCAAACCCGGTGAAGATGGAGAAGTACTATCCAGGCTTAAAAAGGCTAAGGGTGTCAAGCTTGCTGGAAATGCCGGCTTTAGTCAGTTTTCTGGGGATATTGAGCTTATTGCCAATACCATTGTGGAAACAGTGGGCATGAAGAAAGCTCAGCGGCAGGATAGGGCAGAGGAGAAGCGGGTGGAGCTGCATATGCATACCCAAATGAGTCAGATGGATGCTATGAGCAGTGCCACGGATCTGATTAAAAGAGCGATGAGCTGGGGGATGAAGTCCATTGCCATTACGGACCATGGTGTGGTGCAGTCTTTTCCTGAGGCCCATAAGCTCTTAGGACGAGATAATCCGGACATGAAGGTTATTTATGGAGTGGAAGCCTATTTGGCACCGGACAAAAAACCATCCCTATCTAACCCCAAGGGTCAGAGCATTGATACGACTTATTGTGTGTTGGACTTAGAAACCACCGGCTTTTCCCCTGTAACGGAAAAAATCACGGAAATAGGAATCATGAAATTTAAAGACGGCAAAGTCATCGACGAGTTCAGCTGCTTTGTTAATCCGGAAAAGCCGATCCCGGCCAGGGTGGTAGAGGTTACCAACATCACCGATGAGATGGTAAAAGATGCGGAAACCATCGAACAGGTTTTTCCTAAACTGCTGGATTTTATCGAGGGAAGCGTTTTGGTGGCTCATAATGCTGAATTTGATATCGGCTTCTTAAAGCATAATGCCAGGGTCTTAGGTTATGACTTTGATTACACCTATTTGGATACCTTGTCTTTAGCTAAGGAGCTCTTTCCTGATTACAAAACCTATAAATTAGGCAGAATCGCTAAGAACCTTGGTTTCAAAGTGGAGGTAGCTCACAGGGCCTTAGATGATGTGGATACAACGGTTAAGGTTTTTAATGTCATGCTGGAAAAACTTAAACAACGGGGAGCTGAAACCCTGGAGGATATCGATCGCTATGGTACGGATGAAGAGGCGAAAAGAGAAGAGTATAAGAAGCTTAAAACCTATCATGCCATCATTTTAGCCAAGGACTATGTGGGGTTAAAGAACTTATATAAGCTGGTTTCCTATTCCCACTTAGATTATTTTTATAAAAAACCGAGGATCTTAAAGAGTCTTTACAAAAAATACTCCGAAGGATTAATCCTGGGCAGTGCCTGTAGTGAAGGGGAACTTTATCAGGCCATCTTACTGGGCAAATCTGAGGAGGAAATCGAAGCCATTGCCAAGGACTATGATTATTTGGAAATCCAGCCCCTAGGGAACAATGATTATCTGGTCAGAACAGAGCAAGTGCCTGGGAAAGACTATTTAAAGGAAATCAACCGCAAAATTGTGGCATTGGGTGAAAAATTAAATAAGCCTGTGGTGGCCACGGGGGATGTTCACTTCCTGGATCCGGAGGATGAGATCTACCGGCGAATCCTGGAAACCGGTCAAGGCTTTAAGGATGCCGATAATCAGGCCCCCTTATATTTAAAAACGACCGAGGAGATGCTGGAGGAGTTTTCGTATTTAGGTTCAACAAAGGCCTATGAGGTAGTGGTCACCAACCCCAATCGCATAGCCGATCTGTGTGAGAGGATTAGTCCGATCTCAGCGGAGAAATGCCCGCCTCATATTGAAGGCTGCGAGCAGACCATTAAGGATATTACTTATGAGAAGGCTCATGCCCTCTATGGCGATCCCTTGCCGGAAATTGTCCAGCAAAGGCTGGATAAAGAGCTGGATTCCATCATTAAAAACGGCTTCTCGGTCATGTATATCATCGCGCAAAAACTGGTTTGGAAATCCAATGAGGACGGCTATCTGGTGGGCTCTCGAGGGTCTGTGGGTTCCTCAGTGGTTGCCTATTTGACGGGTATTACGGAAGTCAATGCCCTCCAGGCCCACTATCGCTGTCCCAGCTGCCGGTATTCCGACTTCTCCGATTATGGCATTAAAATCGGCTTTGACTTGCCGGATAAGGTGTGTCCGGTCTGCGGCGAAAAACTAGCCAAGGATGGCATCGATATCCCCTTTGAGACCTTCTTAGGCTTCAATGGTGATAAAGAGCCTGATATTGATTTGAACTTCTCAGGAGAATACCAGGCCAGGGCCCATAAATATACGGAGGTTATCTTTGGCAAGGGTACAACCTTTAAAGCCGGAACTATCGGTACGATCGCCGATAAAACAGCCTTTGGCTACGTAAAAAAGTATTATGAGGAAAAAAATCTTACCGTTAACAAGGCAGAAACTCTGAGAATCTCTAAAGGCTGTACCGGGATCAAGAGAACCTCTGGTCAGCACCCGGGTGGAATCATTGTCGTGCCCAAGGGACGGGAAATCTTTGAATTTTGCCCAGTACAGCATCCTGCGGATGACCCCAATTCGGATATCATAACTACCCATTTTGATTATCACTCTATTGACCAAAATCTATTAAAGCTGGATATCCTGGGTCACGATGATCCGACGGTCATACGAATGCTTCAAGATATCACCGGAGTGGACCCTCTAACCATACCCATGGATGATAAGGAGACCATGTCCATATTTTCCTCTACGGAAGCTTTAGTGGTAACCCCGGAGCAGATTAATTCCAAGGTCGGAACCTTTGGAATTCCTGAGTTTGGGACCAAGTTCGTCAGAGGAATGCTTTTAGATACCATGCCTAAAGCCTTCGAAGATTTAATTTGTATATCCGGTCTCTCCCATGGAACGGATGTGTGGCTGGGAAATGCCAAGGACCTAATCGATGCTGGAACCGTGACCCTCAGTGAAGCCGTGTGTACCCGGGATGAAATTATGACGTATTTAATCAAAAAGGGCCTGCCCCCCAACACGGCTTTTAAGATCATGGAGCTGGTACGTAAAGGCAAGGCTTTGTCCAACCCTGAAAAATGGGCTGAATATGAAGCCTTGATGAGGGAGCATCAGGTGCCGGAATGGTATATTGATTCCTGCCGGAAAATCAAATACATGTTCCCTAAAGCCCACGCTGCCGCCTATGTTATGATGGCCTTCCGCATAGCCTGGTTCAAGGTGCACATCCCTCAGGCTTATTATGCAGCTTATTTCACCATTCGTGCCAAAGCCTTTGACGCAGAATTTATGATCTTCGGCAAAGAAAAGGTTAAGTCCAAAATGAAGGAAATTGAGGCCCTGGGCAACCAGGCTACCCCTAAAGACAAGGATATGTACGATGACTTGGAACTGGTTTTGGAAATGTATGAACGGGGCTTTAAATTCCTGCCCATTGATTTATACCAATCCCATGCCACTAAATTCCTGGTGGAGGAGGCGGGCATAAGGCCGCCCATCAACAGCATATCCGGCATGGGAACCGTTGCAGCCGAAGGTCTCTATAACGCAGCCCAGGAAAAGGCCTTTAACTCCATAGAGGATGTGAAGAAGCGGGCTAAAATCGGGAATTCCACCATCGATTCCCTGCGGAAGTTTGGCTGCTTTAAAGGAATACCTGAAAGTGATCAGATGAGCCTTTTCGATGTGATTTAA
- a CDS encoding glutaredoxin domain-containing protein, producing MKNVIMFTTQTUPHCFTAKKFLSQHKIHFVEKDINRDEQARVELIRRNVSGVPSFLIGDELVVGFNQQRILQLVDHRVIECEKCKGKMRVPINKGTLQVTCPKCSHKFNITPEKT from the coding sequence ATGAAAAACGTCATTATGTTCACCACACAAACTTGACCGCATTGTTTTACAGCGAAGAAGTTTCTTTCGCAGCATAAAATTCATTTTGTCGAAAAGGATATAAACCGTGATGAGCAAGCCCGCGTGGAGTTAATCCGCAGAAACGTCAGCGGAGTTCCTTCTTTTCTAATCGGTGACGAATTAGTAGTCGGTTTCAATCAACAGCGAATTCTGCAGCTCGTCGATCATAGGGTTATAGAATGCGAGAAATGCAAGGGTAAGATGCGGGTACCCATAAACAAAGGAACACTCCAGGTGACTTGCCCCAAGTGTTCCCATAAATTTAATATTACCCCAGAGAAGACTTAA
- a CDS encoding DUF6125 family protein translates to MQKEAAWDTLGNEDLSKLAMDMFHRMIVHHSLWFMEVEHQMGRQEALEVMDTVYRKSFNTQMQRLSKFFGFEMENGVPKPLLSLPREKLLELITAASINWLANDGIWFQAVEFKHGMFDAKRCNDSCWARFSPFEAWSVKRYLGLPEKPGLAGLKQALQFRMYAGINEQSIIEESPNSLVFHMNNCRVQSARKRRGLEDYPCKSAGLVEYQQFARAIDPGIKTECIGCPPDAHPEEWFCAWRFTLESKGGLP, encoded by the coding sequence ATGCAGAAAGAAGCTGCCTGGGATACGCTTGGCAATGAAGATTTATCCAAACTGGCCATGGATATGTTTCATCGTATGATAGTACACCATTCATTATGGTTTATGGAAGTGGAACACCAGATGGGTAGGCAAGAGGCTTTAGAGGTGATGGATACCGTTTACCGGAAAAGCTTCAATACGCAAATGCAGCGTTTGTCCAAATTCTTTGGTTTTGAAATGGAAAATGGGGTGCCCAAACCTTTACTTAGTCTGCCGAGGGAAAAGTTGCTCGAACTTATTACTGCTGCCTCAATAAACTGGCTGGCTAATGACGGTATCTGGTTCCAGGCGGTGGAGTTCAAGCATGGAATGTTTGATGCAAAGCGCTGTAACGATTCCTGCTGGGCAAGATTCTCGCCTTTTGAAGCTTGGTCTGTCAAACGTTATCTGGGGCTGCCGGAAAAACCGGGGCTTGCCGGGTTAAAGCAGGCCCTGCAGTTTAGAATGTATGCCGGGATTAATGAACAGAGCATTATTGAGGAAAGTCCGAACAGTCTAGTTTTTCATATGAATAATTGCCGTGTTCAGTCAGCCAGAAAACGCCGGGGTTTAGAGGATTACCCCTGCAAGTCAGCGGGCCTGGTTGAATACCAGCAATTTGCCAGAGCAATAGACCCTGGTATTAAAACCGAATGTATTGGCTGCCCGCCCGATGCTCATCCCGAAGAATGGTTTTGCGCCTGGCGCTTTACCTTGGAGTCAAAAGGAGGTTTGCCTTAA
- a CDS encoding AbrB/MazE/SpoVT family DNA-binding domain-containing protein, with the protein MATTISITIDDFGQILLPLEVNKQLNLKNDDYLKVSIQSNQIVIAPFKSWFDDELDEGLLKALLQEGILLDGE; encoded by the coding sequence ATGGCAACAACAATAAGTATTACAATTGATGATTTTGGTCAAATACTTCTCCCGCTGGAAGTTAACAAACAACTAAATTTAAAAAATGATGATTATCTTAAAGTAAGCATTCAATCAAATCAGATAGTAATAGCCCCTTTTAAATCATGGTTTGATGATGAGTTGGATGAGGGATTGCTTAAGGCTCTTCTTCAAGAAGGTATCTTGTTAGACGGCGAATAG
- a CDS encoding alcohol dehydrogenase catalytic domain-containing protein, which translates to MLQETMKALVYHGPGNYSLDDVPVPKITNPTDAIGKVTLAAICTSDIHMVQGHIPTAPNPKIVGHEFCVEIVETGAEVKRIKPGMRCIVFPAVFCGQCKMCKSGMPSLCEKYGIFGVGELEGSQAEYVLIPKADMFCIPIPSDLNEEDVILIPDMLATGWFGVKNAEVNPEKIVAVIGVGPVGMSACLIAKSIFGAKKVIAIDLLPERLELLQRHHAVDAVINSGTENVKERIKEITNGAGVDVTIESGGVQQTFELATRITKFGGIVSTVAVFSKPLTLHMDKIFSKNLTIKMGIHKGEGIGEMLQKILEGKLDARFMLTHKKPLNDILKGYDVFGHQKDGCVKWAITPYERDS; encoded by the coding sequence ATGTTGCAGGAGACAATGAAAGCTCTGGTCTATCATGGGCCAGGCAACTATAGCTTAGATGATGTGCCGGTACCTAAAATTACCAACCCCACGGATGCTATTGGTAAAGTTACTTTAGCAGCAATTTGTACCAGTGATATTCATATGGTGCAAGGACATATTCCAACCGCACCCAACCCCAAAATTGTAGGCCATGAGTTTTGCGTTGAAATCGTGGAAACTGGCGCTGAGGTTAAACGTATAAAACCTGGTATGCGTTGTATTGTTTTTCCAGCTGTATTCTGTGGCCAATGCAAAATGTGCAAAAGCGGCATGCCAAGCTTATGTGAAAAATATGGTATATTTGGTGTTGGGGAACTCGAAGGGTCACAAGCAGAATATGTGCTGATACCCAAAGCGGACATGTTCTGCATACCCATTCCTAGCGACTTAAACGAAGAAGATGTCATTCTCATACCTGATATGTTAGCAACTGGTTGGTTTGGCGTGAAAAATGCGGAAGTTAATCCTGAAAAAATAGTTGCCGTTATCGGTGTTGGACCCGTTGGAATGTCAGCTTGTTTAATTGCCAAATCAATATTTGGAGCAAAGAAAGTCATTGCCATTGATTTGTTGCCTGAGCGTTTAGAGCTTTTACAACGTCATCATGCCGTTGATGCGGTCATCAATTCAGGCACTGAAAATGTTAAAGAGAGAATTAAAGAGATCACCAACGGGGCCGGTGTGGATGTAACCATCGAATCGGGCGGCGTCCAACAAACCTTTGAACTCGCCACAAGAATTACTAAATTTGGCGGAATTGTATCCACAGTAGCAGTATTTTCTAAGCCTTTAACCTTACACATGGATAAAATTTTCTCTAAGAACCTTACCATAAAAATGGGAATTCATAAAGGAGAAGGTATTGGAGAAATGCTTCAAAAAATTCTAGAAGGTAAACTCGATGCACGTTTTATGCTAACACACAAAAAACCTTTAAATGATATTTTGAAAGGTTACGATGTTTTTGGACACCAAAAAGACGGTTGTGTCAAATGGGCAATAACTCCTTATGAGAGAGATAGTTAA
- a CDS encoding acyl CoA--acetate/3-ketoacid CoA transferase subunit alpha, whose translation MGKINKITLQEAAALINDGDMLAFSGFTIWRRPVALCYEIIRQGKKDLHLFEVQGGFHSDMLIGAGCVKVWEGSWMGQELLGKVGVNLSRKQVAGEIITDDLSHGHAVARIQAGAINVPFFPTALAMGSDILNPAYDGLARAGLRDGSNPKIPTKKYEIVQDPFFSMGELLLMPAAKPDAAIVYAPMVGDEGTVRVLSQSYNDSDIIKAADKVIVICEEIVPDSYLRQDPNKNMASGYEIDYVVECPWAAHPTGSQSYYDTDADFLREFNVRTRTQEGFEQWAREWIFGVEGQEEYLKKLGVNRLEKLRACSALGYSTRVKRGSR comes from the coding sequence TTGGGTAAAATAAACAAAATTACACTCCAAGAAGCTGCCGCTTTAATTAATGACGGTGACATGCTGGCTTTCAGCGGCTTTACTATCTGGCGCCGCCCGGTGGCTTTATGTTATGAAATTATTCGCCAGGGCAAAAAAGATCTGCATTTATTTGAAGTACAGGGCGGTTTTCATAGTGACATGCTTATCGGAGCCGGTTGTGTCAAGGTATGGGAAGGCAGCTGGATGGGCCAGGAATTGCTGGGCAAGGTTGGTGTGAATTTATCCCGCAAGCAGGTAGCCGGGGAGATTATTACCGATGATCTAAGTCATGGACACGCTGTGGCCCGGATTCAGGCGGGGGCGATCAATGTTCCCTTTTTCCCCACCGCTCTCGCCATGGGCAGTGATATATTAAATCCGGCCTATGACGGTCTGGCCAGAGCGGGCTTAAGAGACGGTTCCAATCCTAAGATACCCACTAAGAAATATGAAATAGTTCAGGATCCCTTCTTCAGCATGGGCGAGTTATTATTAATGCCGGCAGCTAAGCCCGATGCAGCGATTGTATATGCCCCAATGGTGGGAGACGAGGGGACTGTGCGGGTATTATCCCAAAGCTATAATGACTCAGACATAATCAAAGCAGCGGATAAGGTCATTGTTATCTGTGAAGAAATTGTTCCGGACAGTTATTTGCGCCAGGATCCCAACAAAAACATGGCCAGCGGCTATGAAATCGATTACGTGGTAGAGTGTCCCTGGGCTGCTCACCCCACCGGTTCCCAGTCTTATTATGACACCGATGCAGATTTCTTGAGAGAATTCAATGTTAGAACCCGCACCCAGGAGGGCTTTGAACAGTGGGCCCGGGAATGGATATTTGGTGTAGAAGGCCAGGAAGAGTATCTGAAGAAATTAGGGGTGAATCGTCTGGAAAAATTGCGGGCCTGCAGTGCTTTAGGCTACTCAACCAGAGTAAAAAGGGGGAGCAGATAA
- a CDS encoding HIT family protein: MSQCVFCELTNIEILNENEMAVAFFDKHPVNEGHVLIIPKRHLVSLFDATPEEVMSIWKLIEEVKEELDHRFHPDGYNIGVNMGGAAGQTIFHLHVHVIPRYYGDVQDPRGGIRKIKKSLVPYVGEGEE, encoded by the coding sequence TTGTCTCAATGTGTATTTTGTGAACTCACTAACATAGAAATTCTAAATGAGAATGAAATGGCGGTGGCCTTTTTTGACAAGCATCCAGTCAATGAGGGGCATGTTCTAATTATCCCGAAAAGGCACCTAGTTAGTTTGTTTGATGCGACCCCGGAAGAAGTTATGAGTATTTGGAAATTAATCGAAGAAGTGAAAGAGGAGCTGGATCATCGCTTTCATCCCGATGGCTATAACATCGGGGTTAATATGGGAGGTGCCGCTGGGCAAACGATTTTTCATCTGCATGTCCATGTTATCCCGCGTTATTACGGAGATGTTCAGGATCCCCGCGGCGGTATAAGGAAAATCAAGAAGAGTTTGGTTCCCTATGTTGGGGAAGGAGAAGAATGA